In Solenopsis invicta isolate M01_SB chromosome 1, UNIL_Sinv_3.0, whole genome shotgun sequence, one genomic interval encodes:
- the LOC105201324 gene encoding 60S ribosomal protein L14, with amino-acid sequence MPFQRFVQSGRVAYVSDGPYQGKLVTIVDIIDQNRVLVDGPSTGVPRCEMRLNELHLTKFRLRFPFSGSTRVVRKAWDTANINELWKQTMWARKVEAKKKRAQLSDFDRFKLRKARQIRNKLRTNAFFRLKKKAKKGKAGKADEASKSAKKVEK; translated from the exons ATG CCATTCCAGAGGTTTGTGCAGTCTGGCCGTGTGGCCTACGTGAGTGATGGCCCTTATCAAGGCAAGCTGGTCACTATTGTTGACATCATTGACCAGAATAGG gTTTTAGTCGATGGTCCATCAACAGGTGTACCTCGTTGTGAGATGAGACTCAACGAGCTTCACTTGACAAAATTCCGTTTACGTTTTCCGTTTTCTGGATCCACTAGGGTTGTACGTAAAGCATGGGATACGGCTAACATCAATGAACTTTGGAAACAAACAATGTGGGCTAGAAAAGTTGAGGCCAAGAAGAAG cgCGCGCAACTCAGTGACTTCGACCGCTTTAAGCTGCGTAAAGCGAGGCAAATACGCAATAAATTGCGGACGAACGCATTTTTTAGACTCAAAAAGAAAGCCAAGAAAGGTAAAGCTGGTAAAGCTGATGAAGCGAGTAAGAGCgcaaaaaaagttgaaaagtaa